A stretch of DNA from Mycoplasma wenyonii str. Massachusetts:
GAGGGATGGGGAGGAGCTAAAGAAATTTCAAGAGTTACTTAAAGATCAAGAGGAAGCCTACTATAAAGGAGAAGAGACTATTCCAGATGAACTATATGACTTTAAGCTTAGAAAGCTTAAAGCTCTGGGAGTTGATATCTCTTCTCTTCCAGTCGGACAAGTTCACTCTGAAAAGTCTAATCTCAAACATCCCCATTTATTTCCTATGCTCTCTCTTGATAATGCCTTTAATGAAGCTGAACTAAATAAATTCTTTGACAACCACTTAAAAGAATTAGGTAGTTCTAACTCTCTTGAGTATTTCATTGAACCAAAGGTTGATGGAGTTAGTATAAGTCTTCACTACCAAGGTGGTCAATTAGTAGAAGCGCTTAGTAGGGGAGATGGAAAAAAAGGAGAGAGTCTCATTTACCACATAAGAGAGATCAAATCAATTCCTAAGAGTATTGACTACTCTCGAGAAATAGTAGTTAGGGGAGAGATCTTCATCACTAGCTCTGATTTCAAGGAAATCCAAGCTTCAACTCCAGAAAATCAAAGGCAATTTATAAGCTCTAGGAATTATGTTGCTGGAGCCTTAAGACTTAAAGAAACTCAATTAATTAGTGAGAAAAAACTCTCTTTTTGTGGCTATCAAGTGCTATTTCCAGATAATCACTCTCTAGAGAAACAATCAGATGTAATTGAGTTACTTAGAACTTTGAAAATCCCAACACACCAAGAAGAATTAACTCTAATTAGCTCCAATATCTCTGAGATTTGAGAATTCATTAGAGAGTTTGGAGAAAAAAGAGAGAAGCTAGAACTACCTAATGATGGATTAGTAATTAAGTTAAATCAAACTTCTTACTACTCAAGAATAGGTAGTACCTCTAAATTCCCTAAGTGAGCTATTGCTTATAAATACCCTAGCTTAATTAAGGAAACTACCTTAGAAAAAATAGAGGTTACAGTAGGTAGGAGTGGAAGAATTACCTATCTAGGTAAATTAACTCCTGTATTTATTAATGGAAGTTGAATTAATTATGTCTCTCTTCATAATTACGAAAACATTAAGAAATTGGGGTTAAGAGAAGGTATAAAGGTACAGGTATATAAATCTGGGGAGGTAATTCCTCAGATACTAGGAAGAGTTAGTGAAGATACTTCAGAGGGGAAAGAATTTCAACTAATTGAACAATGTCCTTGTTGTTCCTCTCAACTAGTTTTCAAAGAAGGAAATAAGTTACAGTACTGTCTTAATCCCAATTGTGAACAAAAAGAGATATGTAAGCTCTGTCACTTCTGCTCAAAGGCTGGACTTAATATAGAAGGACTTTCAGAAATGACTATTACTAAGTTATTTAAGGAAGGGATTTTGAGAAATATATTAGATATTTATTCTCTGTGGCAACACAAAGAAAGAATATTCCAACTAGAGAGTTTGAATATTAAAGATAAATCCTTTAATAACCTAATGACTGCTATTGAGAAAAGCAAGCAAGTAAGTCCTAATCAATTATTAGCTGGATTGGGATTAGAACATCTAGGACCGGAAGTGGTTAAGTTACTCTTGAATAAATTTCGAGCTATAGATAAGATATTTGAAGCTCCAGAGTCAGAAACTAAAGAGATTCTGGGAATAGGACCAAAGGTTGCAAGCTCTCTAAAGGAGTGAATCTCTAGAGAGGAGAATCTCTCAATGCTCTCTGAACTTAAGAAATTAGGTTTTCAATTTGAACTATCTGACTCTATTTCAACTCAACACCTAAAAAACAAAGATCACTATTTATATGGGAAAACTGTTTTGATTACTGGTAGTTTCAGTATCAGTAGAGATCAACTGAAAGAAAAATTAGCTGAAAAGTACAATCTAACCTTTAAATCTAGTTTTTCTAGTGAAATTAACTATTTATTGGCTGGAGAGAGTCCAGGTTCTAAACTCCAATTAGCTATTAGTAAGAGTGTTCCAGTAATTTATAGTTCAGAGGTGGAAAGCTTACTCTAGTGGAAAGCACTATATTTGACTTACTGTCAAAAGCAAGTGAGTTACCTTCCACTCAACTTCATTCCCTTACTGGTTGAGTGAGATCTGTTCAGAAATTCAACTCAATTTCCTTTATCTCTCTAAATGATGGGAGTAATCTTTCTGGTATTCAAGTAGTCTCTTCTCCAGAACTACTTAATCAAGATTTAAGTCTTGGAGATGCAATTAGAGTAACTGGTTATCTCCAAAAATCAAAAGGTAAGGAGCAAGAGTGAGAGTTTAAGTTAGAAAAACTAGAGTTACTTAAGGAAAGTAAAGAATTCCCTTTACTTCCAACTCAACTAACCCTTGATTACCTGAGAACTCAACAATTAGTTAGACACAGAACCTCAATCTTTCAAGCTGTAGCCCTAATAAGAAGAGAGTTAGTTCAGTCAATCTATACCTACTTACACTCAAATCACTTCTTTCCCTGTTTTGCTCCAGTTTTGAGTACTAACTCTTGTGAAGGTGGAGCCGAGCTCTTTAAGTTAGATTCAGATGGAGCTGATTTCTTTAAGAAAGAAGAGATACTACTAAGTGTTAGTGGTCAATTCTACTGCGAGACTATCTCTAATGGATTAGGAAGAAGTTATTCTTTTGGGCCTACTTTTAGATCAGAGAAATCTAATAGTAGCTCTCACTTAGCTGAGTTCTGAATGATTGAGCTTGAAATGGCCTTTACTAATCTCTTTCAACTAATTGAGTTTGTATATAAATTCTTTATTTACTTACTCAAGCAAGTACTACAAAACTGTAGAGACTGTCTTCTAGAACTATCTAATAAGTTATTAGGAGATAACCAAACACTTATTAGTAAGTTAGAAGGAATAGCAAATAGTAAATATATAACTCTAAGTTACTCTGAAGCCATAGATATTCTTGGTAAGAGTTGAGGTTATGAGTTAAGTAAAGAAGATGAAAACTTCTTACTTTCTAAGTTAGATACAAAAGTGTTATTTATTACTAACTATCCTTCTACTCAAAAACCTTTCTATATGAAAAACTCCGAAGATGGAAAGACTTCCTATTCATTTGATATGTTGATTTCAGAAGTTGGGGAATTAGCTGGTGGCTCAGAAAGAGAGAATAACTTAGAAATCTTGAATCAAAAGATTGCAGAGCAAGGACTAAA
This window harbors:
- the asnS gene encoding asparagine--tRNA ligase, which encodes MESTIFDLLSKASELPSTQLHSLTGWVRSVQKFNSISFISLNDGSNLSGIQVVSSPELLNQDLSLGDAIRVTGYLQKSKGKEQEWEFKLEKLELLKESKEFPLLPTQLTLDYLRTQQLVRHRTSIFQAVALIRRELVQSIYTYLHSNHFFPCFAPVLSTNSCEGGAELFKLDSDGADFFKKEEILLSVSGQFYCETISNGLGRSYSFGPTFRSEKSNSSSHLAEFWMIELEMAFTNLFQLIEFVYKFFIYLLKQVLQNCRDCLLELSNKLLGDNQTLISKLEGIANSKYITLSYSEAIDILGKSWGYELSKEDENFLLSKLDTKVLFITNYPSTQKPFYMKNSEDGKTSYSFDMLISEVGELAGGSERENNLEILNQKIAEQGLNPTELEWYLSLRKFGYASSAGFGMGFERLLMFFTGLKNIKDASVFPRSYSQLAI
- the ligA gene encoding NAD-dependent DNA ligase LigA, whose translation is MRDGEELKKFQELLKDQEEAYYKGEETIPDELYDFKLRKLKALGVDISSLPVGQVHSEKSNLKHPHLFPMLSLDNAFNEAELNKFFDNHLKELGSSNSLEYFIEPKVDGVSISLHYQGGQLVEALSRGDGKKGESLIYHIREIKSIPKSIDYSREIVVRGEIFITSSDFKEIQASTPENQRQFISSRNYVAGALRLKETQLISEKKLSFCGYQVLFPDNHSLEKQSDVIELLRTLKIPTHQEELTLISSNISEIWEFIREFGEKREKLELPNDGLVIKLNQTSYYSRIGSTSKFPKWAIAYKYPSLIKETTLEKIEVTVGRSGRITYLGKLTPVFINGSWINYVSLHNYENIKKLGLREGIKVQVYKSGEVIPQILGRVSEDTSEGKEFQLIEQCPCCSSQLVFKEGNKLQYCLNPNCEQKEICKLCHFCSKAGLNIEGLSEMTITKLFKEGILRNILDIYSLWQHKERIFQLESLNIKDKSFNNLMTAIEKSKQVSPNQLLAGLGLEHLGPEVVKLLLNKFRAIDKIFEAPESETKEILGIGPKVASSLKEWISREENLSMLSELKKLGFQFELSDSISTQHLKNKDHYLYGKTVLITGSFSISRDQLKEKLAEKYNLTFKSSFSSEINYLLAGESPGSKLQLAISKSVPVIYSSEVESLL